A stretch of the Ananas comosus cultivar F153 linkage group 14, ASM154086v1, whole genome shotgun sequence genome encodes the following:
- the LOC109720547 gene encoding uncharacterized protein LOC109720547, translating to MKVHDAWQLSIKDMAMLQPPRHRPGSKRPMWIIVLVSLVCVSLIGAYVYPPRRFSACYFFASNVCSPFKDWLPLTTVPSRELTDDEIASRVVIKDILAMPSVPSKNQKIAFMFLTPGTLPFEKLWEKFLLGHEGRFSIYVHASREKPVHVSPFFVGRDIRSQKVEWGKISMIDAERRLLANALQDPDNQHFVLLSDSCVPLHNFDYVYNYLMGTNISFIDCFKDPGPHGNARYTAHMMPEIAEGDFRKGSQWFSIKRQHALLIVADSLYYNKFKLYCKPGFEGRNCYADEHYLPTLFYMVDPTGIANWSVTHVDWSEGKWHPKAYRAKDITYELLKNITSIDQSFHVTSDEKRLVMQKPCMWNGMKRPCYLFGRKFYPETLDKLMNLFSNYTAI from the exons ATGAAGGTACATGATGCGTGGCAGCTAAGCATTAAGGATATGGCGATGTTGCAGCCGCCACGCCATAGACCCGGCTCAAAAAGACCTATGTGGATAATTGTCTTAGTATCTCTGGTTTGTGTCTCATTGATCGGGGCTTATGTCTATCCACCTCGCCGTTTTTCGGCTTGCTACTTCTTTGCTTCGAACGTTTGCAGTCCTTTCAAAGATTGGCTTCCCCTTACTACGGTGCCTTCGCGAGAATTGACTGATGATGAGATTGCTTCCCGTGTTGTGATTAAAGATATCCTCGCGATGCCTTCAGTTCCGTCAAAGAATCAGAAGATTGCTTTCATGTTCTTGACTCCGGGTACATTGCCCTTCGAAAAATTGTGGGAGAAATTTCTCCTG GGCCATGAGGGTAGATTCTCCATTTATGTACACGCATCAAGGGAAAAACCTGTACATGTTAGTCCTTTCTTTGTTGGCCGAGACATTCGCAGTCAAAAG GTGGAGTGGGGAAAGATTTCTATGATTGATGCAGAGAGGAGACTACTGGCAAATGCACTCCAAGACCCAGACAATCAGCATTTTGTGTTGCTTTCAGACAG CTGTGTTCCTCTACATAATTTTGATTATGTGTACAATTATCTCATGGGAACCAACATCAGCTTTATTGACTG TTTTAAGGATCCTGGCCCTCATGGAAATGCCAGGTATACTGCACACATGATGCCTGAGATTGCAGAAGGGGACTTTAGAAAGGGTTCGCAG TGGTTCTCAATTAAGCGACAACATGCTTTGCTGATTGTGGCAGACAGCCTCTACTACAACAAGTTCAAGCTTTACTGCAAG CCAGGATTCGAAGGTCGCAATTGCTATGCAGATGAGCATTACTTGCCAACCCTATTCTAT ATGGTTGATCCAACTGGGATAGCCAATTGGTCAGTGACACATGTCGATTGGTCTGAAGGAAAGTGGCACCCAAAAGCATATCGAGCTAAGGATATCACTTACGAACTCCTGAAAAATATAACA TCCATCGATCAGAGTTTCCACGTTACAAGTGATGAGAAG AGACTGGTGATGCAAAAGCCCTGTATGTGGAACGGGATGAAGAGACCTTGCTATTTATTTGGTCGGAAATTTTATCCTGAAACCCTTGATAAGCTAATGAACTTATTCTCGAATTACACAGCTATTTGA